The genomic stretch CTCGGCCGAGTCCACGACCCGGCTGCCCGTGAAGCTCTGGGTGACCTGGTCACGCCACTCCTCGCGGATCTCCTGTCCGACGATGTCGCGGTAGAACAGCGTCGCCGCGGACGACGGACGAGCGTGGGCGACGGCGACGAAGGTCGAGTCGTCGCGGGTCGGCACCCACAGCACCATGTCGGCGAAGGACAGGTCGGCGAGCAACTGCCAGTCACCGACGAGCAGGTGCAGCCACTCGACGTCGGCTTCGGAGGAACGGCCTTGTGCGAGGACGAGGTCACTGAGGGTCGACACCCGACCAGTCTAGGTGTGGCTCCCGAAGCCGACCACGCGCCGCTGTGGACGAGAACGGTCTGTCCACAGGTCGGTCCGATCGACCGTATGTGATGTTCCACGAACCCTACGCTCGGCCTGATGAAAGGGGCCGGAGTGGCGGAGAACGCACGACGGATCGAAGACGAGCCGGACACGCACGGAACGGACGCGGGGCTGGAAGGCCGCCACGACGACCACGTGGAGCACGAGGGACACGATGAACAGCACGAGAAGGGACCGCCGGCACCGGCGGCGGAACTGCCCGACCCCGGCGAGACAGCACGGTCGCTGGCGCTCTGCGTGGCGGAGATCCTGACCGGGGCGCGCGAGGTCGAGACGATCTCGCGCTGGATCACCGAGGAGGTCCAACGACACCTGCAACACCGCGCCGCACTGGCGGCCCGCGCACGCTCCGCCGCCCGTCGGCGCCGACACCGCCCGGTGATCCGGGTCGGTAGCGTCGTCGTCAGCGTGCCGCGTGACGGTGTCGCCGAGGCCGCCGTCGTGGTGCACACGCGCAGCCACGCCCGCGCGGTCGCCATCCGGCTCGAGGAACGTAAGGGACGGTGGCGGGCCACGGCGGTCGGCGTGCTCTGACGGTCACGGCGACCGGTGGTCGGGTACCACCGACGGACGGGAGGCCCGGTACCAGCTGGTACCGGGCCTCCCGTCACGATGGGGCTGTGTGTCAGCCCTTCTTGGCTGCCGCGCGGCGCTCGGCGCGGTTGCTCGCGTCGGCCTGCCCGGAAGCGGTCGCCGCCGAACCGAAGGCGGAACCCTTCTCGGCGCCAGCGGCCTCTTCCTGCTCGGCCTGCGCACGCTGTGCACGGGCGGTCGCGGCCTGCTCGAGGCGCCCGGCCTCGTCGCGGACCTCGACCTCGCCGTCGATCGACGGCGCGGAGTACTCGAGTCCGGCGTTCTCGCCTTCCTCGTTGAGCCCCTTCGCCTCGATGACCGCGCTCTCGCCGTCTGACTGCACCTGGACCTCGAGGTTGAAGAGGAAGCCGACCGACTCTTCGCGGATCTGCCCCATCATCGTCTGGAACAGGGCGTAGCCCTCGCGCTGGTACTCGACCAGCGGGTCGCGCTGCGCCATCGCCCGGAGCCCGATGCCGTCCTTGAGGTAGTCCATCTCGTAGAGGTGGTCGCGCCAGCGGCGGTCGATCACCGAGAGGACGACGCGACGCTCGAGCTCACGCATGGCCTCGTCGCCGAGGGCCTCTTCGCGGTTCTTGTAGGCGAGCTGCGCGTCGGACAGGATCTCGCGAGCCAGGAACTCCCGCGTCGCCTTGCCCTTCGAGCCGGCCTCAGTGATGACCTCGTCGATGGTGATCGAGATCGGGTACAGCGTCCCGAGCTCGGTCCACATGGCGTCGAGGTCCCAGTCGTCCGGGGACCCTTCGCCGGTGTGGGTGTCGATGACGTCGTCGATGACGCTCTTGAGGAACGACTGCGCGCGCTCGTGCAGGTCGTCGCCCTCGAGGATGTGCCGGCGGTCGCTGTAGATCGCTTCGCGCTGGCGGTTCAGGACGTCGTCGTACTTCAGGACGTTCTTGCGGATCTCGGCGTTGCGGCCCTCGACCTGCGACTGGGCGGAACGGATCGCGCGGCCGACGAGCTTGTTCTCGATCGCCAGGTCATCCGGCACGTTGCCGCGGCCCATCAGGCTCTCGGCGGCACCGGAGTTGAACAGACGCATCAGGTCGTCGGTGAGCGACAGGTAGAACCGGCTCTCGCCCGGGTCACCCTGACGACCGGAGCGTCCACGGAGCTGGTTGTCGATGCGACGGGACTCGTGGCGCTCGGTGCCGAGGACGTAGAGGCCGCCGGCGTCGCGGACCTTCTCGCTCTCCTGCTCGACCGCGGCCTTCATCGCGGTGAAGACCTTGTCCCACTCGGCTTCGTACTCGTCCGGGGTCTCGGTCGGCGACAGGCCCTTGGCGTGCATCTCCTGCACGGCGAGGAACTCCGCGTTGCCGCCGAGCATGATGTCGGTACCACGACCGGCCATGTTCGTGGCGACCGTCACGGCACCGGCACGACCGGCCTGGGCGACGATCGCGGCTTCCCGCGCGTGGTTCTTCGCGTTGAGGACCTCGTGCTTGACGCCCTTCTTGGCGAGCAGCTTCGACAGGTACTCGGACTTCTCGACGCTCGTGGTGCCGACGAGGACCGGCTGGCCCTTGTGGTGGCGCTCTTCGATGTCGTTCGCGACCTGCTCGAACTTGGCCTGCTCGTTCTTGTAGACGAGGTCGGTCTGGTCGATGCGCTGCATCGGCCGGTTCGTCGGGATCGGGACCACGCCGAGCTTGTAGGTCGACATGAACTCGGCCGCTTCGGTCTCCGCGGTACCGGTCATGCCCGAGAGCTTCTGGTACAGGCGGAAGTAGTTCTGCAGCGTGACGGTGGCGAGGGTCTGGTTCTCGGCCTTGACCTCGACGCCTTCCTTCGCCTCGATCGCCTGGTGGATGCCCTCGTTGTAGCGACGGCCCATCAGGATGCGGCCGGTGTGCTCGTCGACGATGAGCACCTCGCCGTTCATCACGACGTAGTCCTTGTCGCGCTTGAACAGGGCGGACGCCTTGATCGAGTTGTTGAGGAACGAGATCAGCGGGGTGTTCGCGGACTCGTAGAGGTTGTCGATGCCGAGGTAGTCCTCGACCTTCTCGATGCCGGGCTCGAGGACACCGACGGTGCGCTTCTTCTCGTCGACCTCGTAGTCTTCGCCCGGGGTGAGCCGGGTCGCGATGGACGCGAACTCGGTGAACCAGCGGTTCGCCTCACCCGAGGAGGGGCCGGAGATGATGAGCGGCGTGCGGGCCTCGTCGATGAGGATCGAGTCGACCTCGTCCACCACGGCGAAGAAGTGGCCGCGCTGGACCATGTCGGAGGCCTGCCACGCCATGTTGTCGCGCAGGTAGTCGAAGCCGAACTCGTTGTTCGTGCCGTACGTGATGTCGGCGGCGTACTGCTCGCGGCGCTCGATCGGCGACTGCCCGGCGATGATGCAGCCGGTGGTCATGCCGAGGGCACGGAACACGCGGCCCATGAGCTCGGACTGGTACGACGCGAGGAAGTCGTTGACCGTGATGACGTGCACGCCGCGCGACGGGATCGCGTTGAGGTAGGCGGCGGTCGTCGCCACGAGGGTCTTGCCCTCACCGGTCTTCATCTCGGCGATGTTGCCGAGGTGCAGCGCCGCGCCACCCATGAGCTGCACGTCGAAGTGCCGCATGCCCAGGGTTCGCTTCGAGGCTTCACGGACGGCGGCGAACGCCTCCGGCAGGAGGTCGTCGAGGGTCTCGCCGTTGGCGTACCGCTCGCGGAGCTCCGTCGTCTCCTCCTGGAGTTCCTCGTCGGTGAGGCTCGCGAAGTCGTCCTCGAGGTCGTTGATCGCCGAGGCGTACGCCTTCAGCCGACGGAGGGTCCGCCCTTCACCGATGCGGAGGACCTTCTCCAACACGTTTGCCACGTGAGCTCCTTACGAAGTCGTCGTGCGCGGTCGACGCGCTCGATCAGCCAGTCATGCTAGCAACCCGCCGGGGTCCGGCGCTGGGAGCAGCGCGAGTGCGCACGACCCCGGACGGGACCGTGCGCACTCGGAGGTGGTGCGTCGCGTCGACTACGCGGTGGCGGACACGGACTCCTCGACGAGGACGTGTTCGCTCCCCCGGGCGTCGGCGCCCGGGTTCTCGTCGATGCCGATGACGCCGTAGTCCCAGCCCTTGCGGCGGTACACGACACTCGGGCGGTGGGTCTCGGAGTCGACGAAGAGGTAGAAGTCGTGCCCGACGAGCTCCATGTGGTACAGCGCGTCGTCGACCGTCATCGGTGCGGCCTCGAAGACCTTCTGACGGATGACGACCGGCGAGTACGCGGCGTCTTCCTCGTCGCGCCCGGCTTCCTGGTCGGCGTCGACCACGGGGACGGCACCGGTGGCGACGGTCTCGATGAGCCTGCCGTCGGCGGGCTCGACGCCCATGCCCTCGAACCCCGCACCCGAGGCCTCGGCCACCGAGGTCGGACGGTGACGCCCGCGGTGCACCTTCTTGCGGTCACGTGCCCGGCGCAGGCGCTCGGCGATGCGCGCGAACGCCAGGTCGAAGGCGGCGTACTTGTCCGACGCGGCGGACTCGGCCCGGACGAGCGGTCCGGGTCCGATGAGGGTGAGTTCGACGCGGTCCTCGCCCTGCGCCCCGCTGCTCTTCTCGTGGTGCCGGCTCACCCGCACCTCGAAGGCGAGGGCCCGGTCGGCGAGCACGTCGATCTTCTCGGACTTCTGCTCCACGTAGGCCCGGAATCGGTCGGTGACCCCGACGTTGCGGCCCGTGATCGTCACGTCCATGGCGGCTCCCATCCACATTCGGCGGTTCGCCTGCGTCCGGCGAACACCAACGCCTTGCCGCGAGGCTAGACCCTGCGGGCTCGACCCGTGCCGGTGCGGGCCCGCGTGCCGGAGACCTCCACCGGATGCCCAGGCGACGTCCATGTCCGTCGTCGGGTGCTCGTGCTCGTGCTCGGCGCGCACGCTCACACCTCCACCGTGGCGACGGCCACGCAGCGGACGACCCGGCCACCGGCGGCCCGGACGGCCCGGATCGCCTCGGCCATCGTCACGCCGGTGGTGACGACGTCGTCCACGAGCACGACGTCCTGGCCGTCCACCCCGTCCGCGACGAGGGTGCCGACGGTGGCCGCCACGCGCTCGATCGCGGTCCGTTCCTTCTGCCCGCGGCCGGCTGCCACGGCCGCGTGCGGTCCGTCACCGCGCACTGGATCCGGCAGCGGGACGCGCCGCAGTGCCCGGGCGCGTCGGACGCCCGCACGCCGCAGCACCGTCACCACCGGGTCGAAGCCGCGTCGCCGGTGCCCACGTTGCGAGGGCGGGACGCGGAGGACCA from Curtobacterium sp. MCLR17_032 encodes the following:
- a CDS encoding Rv3235 family protein — protein: MKGAGVAENARRIEDEPDTHGTDAGLEGRHDDHVEHEGHDEQHEKGPPAPAAELPDPGETARSLALCVAEILTGAREVETISRWITEEVQRHLQHRAALAARARSAARRRRHRPVIRVGSVVVSVPRDGVAEAAVVVHTRSHARAVAIRLEERKGRWRATAVGVL
- the secA gene encoding preprotein translocase subunit SecA, which produces MANVLEKVLRIGEGRTLRRLKAYASAINDLEDDFASLTDEELQEETTELRERYANGETLDDLLPEAFAAVREASKRTLGMRHFDVQLMGGAALHLGNIAEMKTGEGKTLVATTAAYLNAIPSRGVHVITVNDFLASYQSELMGRVFRALGMTTGCIIAGQSPIERREQYAADITYGTNNEFGFDYLRDNMAWQASDMVQRGHFFAVVDEVDSILIDEARTPLIISGPSSGEANRWFTEFASIATRLTPGEDYEVDEKKRTVGVLEPGIEKVEDYLGIDNLYESANTPLISFLNNSIKASALFKRDKDYVVMNGEVLIVDEHTGRILMGRRYNEGIHQAIEAKEGVEVKAENQTLATVTLQNYFRLYQKLSGMTGTAETEAAEFMSTYKLGVVPIPTNRPMQRIDQTDLVYKNEQAKFEQVANDIEERHHKGQPVLVGTTSVEKSEYLSKLLAKKGVKHEVLNAKNHAREAAIVAQAGRAGAVTVATNMAGRGTDIMLGGNAEFLAVQEMHAKGLSPTETPDEYEAEWDKVFTAMKAAVEQESEKVRDAGGLYVLGTERHESRRIDNQLRGRSGRQGDPGESRFYLSLTDDLMRLFNSGAAESLMGRGNVPDDLAIENKLVGRAIRSAQSQVEGRNAEIRKNVLKYDDVLNRQREAIYSDRRHILEGDDLHERAQSFLKSVIDDVIDTHTGEGSPDDWDLDAMWTELGTLYPISITIDEVITEAGSKGKATREFLAREILSDAQLAYKNREEALGDEAMRELERRVVLSVIDRRWRDHLYEMDYLKDGIGLRAMAQRDPLVEYQREGYALFQTMMGQIREESVGFLFNLEVQVQSDGESAVIEAKGLNEEGENAGLEYSAPSIDGEVEVRDEAGRLEQAATARAQRAQAEQEEAAGAEKGSAFGSAATASGQADASNRAERRAAAKKG
- the raiA gene encoding ribosome-associated translation inhibitor RaiA, coding for MDVTITGRNVGVTDRFRAYVEQKSEKIDVLADRALAFEVRVSRHHEKSSGAQGEDRVELTLIGPGPLVRAESAASDKYAAFDLAFARIAERLRRARDRKKVHRGRHRPTSVAEASGAGFEGMGVEPADGRLIETVATGAVPVVDADQEAGRDEEDAAYSPVVIRQKVFEAAPMTVDDALYHMELVGHDFYLFVDSETHRPSVVYRRKGWDYGVIGIDENPGADARGSEHVLVEESVSATA